The genome window tctgtgtcgctggatgcataggaaaagttagtgaaatgtacgggaatgaagtgtgttgacaacagcgattgtgatctacagccgaagagccgagtaagtacgctgttacttatttttccactttttacattcataatcgttgtctgtgttattccttggctttctcttttgtgtagaaaagtgaactgtgatgtgattaatacactgtttgacgatgatgacggttgattgatcccagcgtttaattgtgcatcgtaagaaaacataaattactcgtggcgtccttaattgtttcaagttgagtgaatcgtggcataatttaaaagtgtttgcctttgaatgtgctaagacgttgatggttttcccttgcactttgtatcttaggcactgtgcactgtttgaaatgttgacgaaggagttgaaggaagaacatttttcgcgaattccttagcaacggattgtttggtttcacaaaatttattacggaatattttaatggaagtgtttacggtgttacatcgtggtcgtatactctgtatgtgtgaagttatgtgcattggcagatccggattaataataagtgtaatgctatgtatttggactgctgttatgaaagcagtcagcgatgtcgaatagtgcacaccgcatttccactgtcagccggcgttgattattgttaacgtgcctttcgtccgaatataattccttgtgtgatatttcataacttcttcgcAGTGGAActacataattaattagggcaacgataacattccatggtaatgctgtgttaagttgacatgtgacttgaaaagcgtagtgttagcatcacggaggccaaaagaattttatcggatatggaaaaggaattaattgtaaaacgtcaaatcacaaacgtttcctcagactcgtgaaattggagaccagcaaaacgccattgtcatatgattgaatggaaaccgtgaaatgttgtaagtagcggcactcatacgcaagtttatttgtgattttgcaaaattatgttcatcgttggttatcggaaatgtgggaacgcattgtgcaaagcgtcgaagactattttaagtcctcgacactcattttcgcacaccgcatgtgttatgattttcgggaaaaaatgtaaactgtgctctttcAATGCGTTACTGATTGTTACGAGGTAACCGTAGGGGCTCGAAATTTCAAAAGGTTTCGCCATGGGTGATAATTACTCGATGTCATTACATCAAACTTTATAATCGCTGGTCTTTCCCGGGGAAGggaatgagaaatgtgattgttgacgtgctaattatccttagcaaccgggtgtttgctggtttcattgcagttgttttcaattgtttgaacaagtactgacgctgaagttgttgcaccgatttgcgtgtgggaagtgtaccactactaattgcttgcattgaaaaattcttattgttgcgaattaagtatcgatagtaagtatcgtacgtttgcgtttcattgtctttgataggccgtcgaaattgtgcttcgtaggacgtcgtgcgtttgatgagtaactgttacaataaatctgtaatggaattgatgtaatgaatcgttcacgaaacaactccgcgattaatgtatttctcgaatgcatctgCAAGCTTTTTTTTCGTTTAACCGATTGCAGgcgtgccattacaacgtaaacgagacataatgaaagaaagaaattgcgtccttcatgttccgggagcacaattttatccatcgcatgacacgcaagttcggacgacagcattttgttttgcttttctccaggctcgacacccccgataccggctgcctagtcagtgtgcgtgtcgagacttgcaggaactcaattcgtatgggagtggaagtggtccgctagttttgaacgcgaaaataaaatgcgatacgccgagcgacgctcggtggtcggcagttaatagcattgcccggatttaatttccttcagtcaaaattaacattcaccaacgatgagaaatgtgcaggtttacaatgatgtgttcatagattgaatttataagtggttttacgtgcgaaacggacgcaagctttgcgtcttcggacgaaaaggctatgtgccattgctgtcattaatagtaattgttcgagacagtcaagatccgaggactcgacagcgtatgcattggcattgttgacctcggtcgtaaacaatagcccgggtgcgctctccctcgggggatcgaacgttcaaacttgtgtttgcacgcgcccggcgaggcaggcaccggactgcggagtggcctccgtcgcaccatctagcggcagcgcgtgttactttttgagcactcacgatgcaatacttgtcccgggatgcggatgacgagattaattattacattgttgcAAGTTTGTCAGTGACACCTGACATTACGTCGTTTGTATCTTCCACCTTTTGACGCAACACACgtgtaagaaaaggaatgatgaatgatcaatagccgatccggttaatgaagggaatcgcacgtagcagggttttaattattacgctatgaattaattttcgtttccagaaaatcttaaaggagaatactaatcgttgaaagcatttcacaaattgaccttcgtcttctttttttaaagaatttttctcggcattttctggcaatgcatagctcgtggtagctgagttaaaatatttttttaagtttaatagttgCCAGTTTCCCGCAGTAGTTGGATGTGCTTTAGTGTCTCTCAATTCCGTTATTTCATGTACtcgatatttgaaaatgtgtttctgaaaaatgtctgtagcaacggtgtgcttgttactgtaatggcgatttctttcagctcccatcgcttagtgaatgtcgcctgttgttgtgtcaactgtttcatgatcgaaattattttgggtatgcatttcattttaaaaatggattcgcaGGAAATGGAGCATTATGGAATGCAGACAGGAAAAGCAGTTCTCTCAAGGAATAATTTCGAGAAGTACATTGTTCGGCGTTACATTACTTTATGTAAATTTTCCGGGCTTGACTGTTTTAAGCGCGGTTTCTCTACGAATGACAACGAatgtatcaacctaggaacagaaatatattatccaagagtggtgaataaaaaagttatatcgatCGTTCGTGGAACAATATAATTTTCGCTGTAATCACCGACGTTTCCTTCATGAGATGTCATTTACTATACTTACGGAATTTACTcgagcgaaatgatttttttcagtatgtacgatgtaagtaacttacgtgtagaatacggaaggaatggtatgggcctaagaaatggcatggactgcacaaaggcagcgttctgcgcgataaggaaaagttaactgggaaaactgaagtggcgtgtttcaatcgtttcacttgaaggaagtgggagtactgccatttcacgtaaaagaaaatgcaatgcacatccttcaacgcatgcatgtggtgaataacttgtaattagttctcataaggataggggaaaaaaataaaaagtgataccaacagcacccggtgttcccaggcggtcacccatccaagtactatccgggcccgacgttgcttaacttcggtgatcggacgagaaccggtgtattcaacgtggtatggccgttggcgaagatatgtatggcttttgaagaatgttatactcattcggtgattagattcgatagttcactatctgactttgtaacaatttggagttaaatgtcatacaggaatgaaattgagcatcaacggcgcataaattccatttcaaaagtatcagtttcggaaatggatctgtaagagttagttttcataaatgttgcgGAAAGGAAGACAGCTGAAGCGCGGACCTCCCGTGACAAAGTAGAGGCTTTCGAAGATGGATTACAATGGGCTGCCAACGTGGAATATGGAGTGaactgaaaatgatggaataacggACAAACGGTTTGACGTAAGAGAAACTGTCCCACCAGTTTTCTGAGTAACAAAGTGCCTTTTGTTGTCATAACAAGGAAATAACATTAACGATCGTCTCGTGCGGCTGCAAGTAGACAAAATTTGAACGCACTGGACGGATTGTCATGCAACGAGGAACTGTGGAGACGTTACGGAGGACTTTACATATAGCGATAGTAGAAATTCATGTACGCgatagagggaaaggaaaaacatctgccatgaagataaggaaagagaaaataatgttgcataaattattaatttgtgggaACATTGTATCTGTTACGCTCGTGGAAAAACGACTTTTGAACTTGAACATTTGAGAGAGCCCGGAGACACCGTCACACTTCGCTTTGACAATGCGACGGCAACAATCACAGActgttggaatgaaataactgatgaatgatcaacaatctgttgctatggcaaccaaggattaatcataaaaattaggaCCTTCTGAGCACTAAAAATGAGATATGGACTACCGTTGTGAATTTTAAAGTGGAACTTCGTTTTTGTCGTTGAAGTAAGCAATGGAAACATCACACTGAATGATGTAGGGCCCTAAAAAGGGCCGTTGGGGCGCTACCAAGTAATTTACTTGGAGCTGGTGTACTTGGTCACAGCCTTGGTGCCCTCAGACACGGCGTGCTTGGCCAGTTCACCGGGGAGCAGGAGCCTGACGGCGGTCTGCACCTCCCTGGAGGTGATGGTGGAGCGCTTGTTGTAGTGAGCGAGACGGGAAGCCTCGGCGGCGATCCTCTCGAAGATGTCGTTGACGAAGGAGTTCATGATGTTCATGGCCTTGGAGGAGATACCGGTGTCAGGGTGGACCTGCTTCAAcaccttgtagatgtagattgcgtaGCTCTCCTTCCTCCTGCGCTTCTTCTTCTTGTCTCCCTTGGAGATGTTCTTCTGGGCCTTGCCGGCCTTCTTGGCAGCCTTTCCGCTAGTCTTGGGTGGCATGTTGGTATCAAAATCCTGGGTCAGTTTATAACCCGTAGAGGCAGGACCAGCCGATTCGCGATTGGTCGATTAGGCTGAGGCACCGGCCAGCGGCAGCCCAGAATATGTATAAACCACACGGGGAGCTGTCCGCTGTCAACGATTCGTCGTGAGGTCTGCACCGTAGCGCCGAAAACAACTTGATTCATCATGTCCGGACGAGGAAAGGGAGGCAAAGTCAAGGGGAAGTCCAAGTCCCGTTCCAGCAGGGCCGGACTTCAGTTCCCCGTGGGACGTATTCACCGTCTTCTCCGCAAGGGCAACTACGCCGAGCGTGTCGGTGCCGGTGCCCCCGTGTACCTGGCCGCCGTCATGGAGTACCTCGCCGCAGAAGTTTTGGAGTTGGCCGGTAACGCCGCCCGTGACAACAAGAAGACTAGGATCATCCCTCGTCACCTCCAACTGGCCATCCGTAACGACGAGGAGTTGAACAAGCTCCTCTCAGGCGTCACCATCGCCCAGGGTGGTGTCTTGCCCAACATCCAGGCCGTGCTTCTGCCCAAGAAGACCGAGAAGAAGGCTTAAGCGATCTCTTTcttggaagagaataaaaaatggtcctttttaggACCGCAAACCATCAAGGTCTGTCAGTCTTACGACTATGTCAAAAATTGGTATACTTCCCAAAATACGCACGAAAAATAGTCTAGAAATTACTTTCCATTTGTCATGTAGGTGAATCGAGTTGTCAAGTAGTAATGCTTgtagataattataatacatttaataatattgacGGGTGAAGTgtaatgaagtgaaaaaattgttGATCTAGTATAGCTTCGCTGTGAAAAAGTAAAACAGTGGAAATGATATGCAATGCAAGGAAAACGTAGCGCTACTATgtagaaatttgaaaacattgTGGCAGCTGTGCGTTTCTTAATTAATGATGCATAACAATGTGTCAAGGAACACATTTGAATGGATATCCAAAGTAGCAAAAAAGTCGCGATACTA of Ischnura elegans unplaced genomic scaffold, ioIscEleg1.1, whole genome shotgun sequence contains these proteins:
- the LOC124173456 gene encoding histone H2A, with translation MSGRGKGGKVKGKSKSRSSRAGLQFPVGRIHRLLRKGNYAERVGAGAPVYLAAVMEYLAAEVLELAGNAARDNKKTRIIPRHLQLAIRNDEELNKLLSGVTIAQGGVLPNIQAVLLPKKTEKKA
- the LOC124173453 gene encoding histone H2B codes for the protein MPPKTSGKAAKKAGKAQKNISKGDKKKKRRRKESYAIYIYKVLKQVHPDTGISSKAMNIMNSFVNDIFERIAAEASRLAHYNKRSTITSREVQTAVRLLLPGELAKHAVSEGTKAVTKYTSSK